A window of Hymenobacter aerilatus contains these coding sequences:
- a CDS encoding YybH family protein, with translation MTKNLFGGCTLLLLTACATTRPAAVQAPIRQVLTTQAAAWNRGDIPAFMQGYWRSDSLVFIGKRGPTYGWQQTLDNYRSSYPDATAMGQLAFSDLYITPNGPQAAHVVGRWHLTRPTAGDVGGHFLLVFRQVKGHWVIVADHTNSER, from the coding sequence ATGACAAAGAACTTATTTGGTGGCTGCACGCTACTTCTGCTCACCGCCTGCGCCACCACGCGTCCCGCTGCTGTGCAGGCGCCCATCCGGCAGGTACTCACTACTCAAGCCGCGGCCTGGAACCGCGGCGACATTCCTGCTTTCATGCAGGGCTACTGGCGCTCCGACTCCCTGGTGTTCATTGGGAAACGTGGCCCTACCTACGGCTGGCAGCAAACCCTCGACAATTACCGCAGCAGCTACCCCGATGCCACCGCCATGGGCCAGCTGGCCTTCTCCGACCTCTACATCACCCCAAATGGCCCCCAGGCCGCACACGTGGTAGGCCGCTGGCACCTCACGCGCCCCACTGCCGGCGACGTGGGCGGACACTTCCTGCTCGTGTTTCGGCAAGTAAAAGGCCACTGGGTAATCGTAGCCGACCACACGAATAGTGAAAGATGA
- the mtgA gene encoding monofunctional biosynthetic peptidoglycan transglycosylase produces the protein MADYKEVARRTGRIVLQIAAALFLTSVAWVLVYRWVAPPATWIMLERRAHPPTGRGYYGIRPEGDRQIRYTFRTLDEVSPNVPLALVAAEDQRFLVHHGFDGGAMWQAARHNWQGGSKLVGGSTISQQVAKNVFLWHGRSYIRKAAEAYFTVLIEVLWNKRRIMEMYMSVAEMGDCMFGVEAASQQYFHKSASKLTQAEAALLAGVLPNPLRFRASNPGPQARAKQQRVVRRMQSLRGSVYVKELTEE, from the coding sequence GTGGCGGATTATAAAGAAGTAGCGCGCCGCACAGGGCGCATCGTGCTGCAAATAGCAGCGGCGTTGTTTCTGACCTCGGTAGCCTGGGTGCTGGTATACCGCTGGGTGGCACCGCCTGCCACTTGGATTATGCTGGAGCGCCGTGCGCACCCGCCCACTGGCCGCGGCTACTACGGCATCCGCCCCGAGGGCGACCGGCAGATTCGGTACACGTTTCGGACGCTGGACGAAGTATCCCCCAACGTGCCCCTGGCCCTGGTGGCCGCCGAGGACCAACGCTTTCTGGTGCACCATGGCTTTGATGGCGGCGCAATGTGGCAGGCCGCCCGGCACAACTGGCAAGGGGGTAGCAAGCTGGTAGGGGGTAGCACCATCTCGCAGCAGGTGGCCAAAAACGTGTTTCTGTGGCACGGCCGCAGCTACATACGCAAAGCAGCCGAGGCCTACTTCACGGTGCTGATTGAGGTGCTCTGGAACAAGCGCCGCATTATGGAGATGTATATGAGCGTGGCCGAGATGGGCGACTGTATGTTTGGGGTAGAAGCTGCCTCACAGCAATATTTCCACAAATCGGCCAGCAAACTCACGCAGGCCGAGGCGGCGCTGCTGGCGGGCGTGCTACCCAATCCGCTCCGTTTTCGGGCCAGCAACCCCGGCCCCCAAGCCCGCGCCAAGCAACAGCGCGTGGTGCGCCGGATGCAGTCCTTGCGTGGGTCGGTGTACGTGAAGGAGCTAACGGAGGAGTGA
- a CDS encoding M48 family metallopeptidase gives MRGLLRYVVAAVLALSAFITYYCNSTTNEVTGETQHVAMTTDEEIALGLQAAPQMAQQYGGLSQDAQARAVVERVGEKIISSTKAGQTPYKFQFHLLADPKTINAFALPGGQVFITEGLLRSLTSEGELAGVLAHEVGHVVGRHSAEQVAKAKLTQGLSGAAAIAAYDPDRPATAAGGAVAAAISKLLTLRYGRDDELEADKLAVDFTPQAGYDPRSMIKVMEILDQKAGGSNPPEFLSTHPNPSNRIGRLQEEIAAEFPQGVPSNLKQ, from the coding sequence ATGAGAGGACTTTTGCGCTATGTGGTGGCCGCCGTGCTGGCCTTATCCGCATTCATTACCTATTACTGCAACTCCACCACCAACGAGGTGACCGGCGAAACGCAACACGTGGCCATGACCACCGACGAGGAAATTGCCCTGGGTCTGCAAGCCGCGCCCCAAATGGCCCAGCAGTACGGCGGCCTGTCGCAGGATGCGCAGGCGCGGGCTGTAGTGGAGCGCGTGGGCGAGAAGATTATCAGCAGCACCAAGGCTGGCCAAACGCCCTACAAGTTTCAGTTTCACCTGCTGGCTGACCCCAAAACCATCAACGCGTTTGCCCTACCTGGCGGGCAAGTGTTTATCACCGAAGGCCTGTTGCGCAGTTTGACTTCCGAAGGTGAGCTAGCTGGCGTGCTGGCCCACGAGGTAGGGCACGTGGTAGGCCGGCACTCGGCCGAACAAGTAGCCAAAGCCAAACTCACGCAAGGACTAAGCGGGGCCGCCGCCATTGCTGCATACGACCCCGACCGTCCGGCTACGGCCGCTGGTGGAGCCGTAGCCGCCGCTATTTCCAAGCTGCTGACCCTGCGCTACGGCCGCGACGACGAATTGGAAGCTGATAAGCTGGCCGTCGACTTCACGCCCCAGGCTGGTTACGATCCACGCTCCATGATTAAAGTGATGGAAATTCTGGATCAGAAAGCCGGGGGGAGCAACCCGCCCGAGTTCTTGAGCACGCACCCCAACCCTAGCAACCGCATTGGGCGCTTGCAGGAAGAAATTGCGGCCGAGTTTCCGCAAGGCGTGCCTTCTAACCTGAAGCAATAG
- a CDS encoding App1 family protein has product MTSLRDKISDLAEWADDYLTLTRQRLGLLAPLQLLPYRSYGTPDRLYVKGRLLTDKGITEPDPKDSRWHNLLNMYRRFDSDEINGAQVIVRAADGIEHPVLTDDEGYFTVNLAPKRLPEPIDYLWYPVDALLQQVPAPFTLPDNLRTQAHVLIPPADAEYGIISDLDDTVIQTSATHLLRMARTVLLRNARSRLPFKGVAEFYRQLQLGRNGKRNNPFFYVSSSPWNLYDLLEDFLHLNDIPPGPLLLRDMGLKRTHKDADSAHHGHKLKEIDNLLLTYPKLPFVLIGDSGQEDANIYREVVRRHPGRVLAIYIRDVQSPDRALLVEKVSDDLRDENVEMLLVQDTVQAAEHAAAHGLVFTEAIPAVESEKQKDETAEE; this is encoded by the coding sequence ATGACCTCTCTTCGCGACAAAATCAGCGACTTGGCCGAGTGGGCCGACGATTATTTGACGCTCACGCGCCAACGCCTCGGCCTGCTGGCTCCGTTGCAGCTCCTTCCCTACCGCAGCTACGGCACCCCCGACCGCCTCTACGTGAAGGGCCGCCTACTCACTGATAAAGGCATTACGGAGCCTGACCCCAAAGACTCGCGCTGGCACAACCTGCTGAATATGTACCGGCGCTTCGACAGCGACGAAATCAACGGGGCGCAGGTTATCGTGCGGGCAGCTGATGGCATCGAGCACCCGGTGCTGACGGATGATGAAGGATATTTTACGGTGAACCTGGCCCCCAAGCGCCTACCCGAGCCCATCGACTATTTATGGTACCCGGTAGATGCGCTGCTGCAACAGGTGCCAGCTCCCTTCACTCTCCCCGACAACTTACGTACCCAGGCGCACGTGCTCATTCCGCCGGCCGATGCGGAATACGGCATCATCTCCGACCTGGACGATACCGTAATTCAGACCTCGGCCACGCACCTGCTGCGCATGGCCCGTACGGTGTTACTGCGCAATGCCCGCTCGCGCCTACCCTTCAAAGGGGTAGCCGAGTTCTACCGGCAGTTGCAGCTGGGGCGCAACGGCAAGCGCAACAATCCGTTTTTCTACGTGAGCAGTTCCCCCTGGAATTTGTATGACTTGCTGGAGGACTTCCTGCACCTCAACGATATTCCGCCTGGCCCATTATTGCTGCGCGATATGGGCCTGAAACGTACCCACAAAGATGCTGACTCAGCCCACCACGGCCACAAGCTCAAGGAAATTGACAACCTGCTGCTCACCTACCCCAAGCTGCCCTTCGTGCTCATCGGCGACTCGGGTCAGGAAGACGCCAACATCTACCGGGAGGTGGTGCGCCGCCACCCCGGCCGCGTGCTGGCCATCTATATTCGCGACGTGCAAAGCCCTGACCGCGCTCTGCTGGTAGAAAAGGTATCCGACGACCTGCGCGATGAAAATGTGGAAATGCTTTTAGTGCAGGACACAGTGCAAGCTGCCGAGCACGCCGCTGCCCACGGCCTCGTCTTCACCGAAGCTATTCCGGCCGTCGAAAGCGAAAAACAAAAAGACGAAACGGCGGAGGAATAG
- a CDS encoding lmo0937 family membrane protein encodes MGNLLYIIAVILVIIWAVSFFGGFVGGSIIHVLLVIAIIAVLLRLIRGSSV; translated from the coding sequence ATGGGAAATCTGTTGTATATCATCGCCGTAATTCTGGTTATCATCTGGGCCGTTAGCTTCTTTGGCGGTTTTGTAGGTGGTAGCATCATTCACGTGCTGCTGGTTATTGCCATCATCGCCGTGCTGCTGCGTCTGATTCGTGGTAGCTCTGTGTAG
- a CDS encoding DUF4199 domain-containing protein, which yields MSDARLTPEKNGLRYGIYTTGAMIVYFLVASLFGLTDRIEFSFLNGIIMSIGVTLAIRHFKYAKDDHMAYLQGFGTGIITGAVAGVLFGLFFIVYAAINPALMDQISARDLFGFDLSVVIAFLAIVLQSVMGASIVALIAMQYYKSPDHKPIEEVE from the coding sequence ATGAGTGACGCTCGCCTAACACCCGAAAAAAACGGCCTTCGCTATGGCATTTACACTACAGGTGCCATGATTGTCTACTTCCTCGTTGCTTCCTTATTTGGTCTCACGGACCGCATCGAGTTCAGTTTCTTAAATGGCATTATTATGTCCATTGGCGTAACGCTGGCCATCCGCCACTTTAAGTACGCCAAGGATGACCACATGGCGTATTTGCAAGGCTTCGGTACCGGTATTATCACGGGTGCAGTAGCTGGCGTACTGTTTGGCCTGTTCTTCATTGTCTATGCTGCCATCAATCCGGCCCTGATGGACCAGATTTCGGCCCGCGACCTGTTTGGCTTCGACTTGTCGGTAGTTATTGCCTTCCTGGCTATTGTGCTGCAAAGTGTAATGGGTGCCAGTATAGTAGCGCTTATTGCCATGCAGTATTACAAGAGCCCCGACCACAAGCCAATTGAGGAAGTGGAGTAA
- a CDS encoding metallophosphoesterase translates to MSFTLVVLYALIGLAGATAIWLLHRYGQERRYRRQPYVAPAARAGAAAPTPAEAPAYSIALVGDLGAVATNGRDPVMNLLQDWQQQTGSAGTVVILGDNIYPTGLPAPTHPGRADAEHRLNAQLDALRTFKGQVVFLSGNHDWNKGRRDGYEYVLRQEAYVRDHLPTAHYLPPRGCPGPVTLQLPNNILLVVLNTQWWVQHGTRPLGNAYGCTAATSREPFEQLRQVLAANQHQRIVVAGHHPLYSNAMHGGQFTTKQHVFPLLAVNKKAYLPLPIIGSLFPAYRRVVGAAEDMAHPRYRAMRRRLLRVLRDFPNIVYAAGHDHNLQYFQRRGGHYLVSGSGSKTAFVQKGGKATFTHEHKGFFVLEFYANGEAWLRTLEPGNATGSTRTAEPFRHCLYTAAANEATAPTPAAASAHAGSAG, encoded by the coding sequence ATGTCTTTTACTCTTGTTGTATTGTATGCGCTAATTGGCCTGGCTGGGGCAACGGCCATCTGGCTACTACACCGATACGGGCAGGAGCGCCGCTACCGGCGGCAGCCTTACGTAGCCCCGGCTGCCCGTGCGGGGGCCGCGGCCCCTACCCCCGCCGAAGCCCCGGCGTACAGCATTGCCCTGGTAGGCGACTTGGGAGCTGTGGCTACCAATGGCCGCGACCCGGTGATGAACCTGCTGCAAGACTGGCAACAGCAAACCGGCTCGGCCGGCACCGTCGTGATTTTAGGCGACAATATCTACCCCACTGGTCTGCCGGCCCCTACCCATCCTGGCCGTGCCGATGCTGAGCATCGCCTCAATGCCCAGCTAGACGCCCTGCGGACTTTTAAGGGCCAGGTGGTATTCCTTAGCGGCAACCACGATTGGAACAAAGGCCGCCGCGACGGCTACGAATACGTGCTGCGCCAAGAGGCCTATGTGCGCGACCACCTGCCTACGGCACACTACCTGCCACCCCGCGGTTGCCCCGGCCCCGTTACACTACAACTGCCTAACAATATCTTGCTGGTCGTGCTGAATACGCAGTGGTGGGTGCAGCACGGTACACGCCCTTTAGGCAACGCGTACGGATGCACAGCCGCTACCAGTCGGGAGCCGTTTGAGCAGCTGCGCCAAGTGTTGGCTGCCAACCAACACCAGCGCATTGTAGTAGCTGGGCACCACCCATTGTATTCCAATGCTATGCACGGCGGCCAGTTCACCACCAAGCAGCACGTGTTTCCGTTGCTGGCGGTGAACAAAAAGGCCTACCTACCCCTACCCATTATAGGGTCGTTGTTTCCGGCGTACCGGCGGGTGGTAGGCGCGGCCGAGGATATGGCCCACCCACGCTACCGCGCTATGCGCCGACGCCTGCTGCGGGTGCTACGCGACTTTCCCAACATCGTCTATGCTGCCGGTCACGACCACAACCTCCAGTACTTTCAGCGGCGCGGCGGGCACTACTTGGTGAGTGGTTCGGGCAGCAAAACGGCTTTCGTGCAAAAAGGTGGCAAGGCTACTTTCACACACGAGCACAAAGGTTTTTTTGTGCTGGAATTTTATGCCAACGGCGAAGCGTGGCTACGCACCCTAGAACCCGGCAACGCTACGGGTAGCACCCGCACCGCCGAGCCTTTCCGCCACTGCCTGTATACGGCTGCTGCAAACGAGGCCACAGCCCCTACCCCTGCTGCGGCGTCAGCACACGCAGGCTCTGCGGGCTGA
- a CDS encoding diacylglycerol/lipid kinase family protein, which yields MAELLRHLLFVLNPVSGDTDKDELETTVRVTCTEHGRTAAFWHTTGENDLQKLTQHLAGQPYDAVFAVGGDGTVKLVSEALLTTNAILGILPMGSGNGLSKDLGIPQDTDEALELIWDHEVRAIDTLRLNGHFSAHLADLGFNALVVKKFCDGDTRGPGAYVRIALAEYGDYEPLCYRIETDQETLETEAFMLTIANANTFGSNVVINPNSRLDDGQFEICLVAPFPAGAAPGLLYRLYTEAFDESDYTQRLSCHRATISVPGQEKALVQVDGEPLELELPITVEISPQSLRVLTPQQG from the coding sequence ATGGCTGAGTTACTGCGCCACCTACTATTTGTACTGAACCCCGTTTCCGGCGATACCGACAAAGACGAGTTGGAAACTACCGTGCGTGTCACTTGCACTGAGCACGGCCGCACGGCTGCCTTCTGGCACACCACCGGCGAGAATGACTTGCAGAAGCTAACCCAGCATCTGGCTGGGCAGCCCTACGACGCCGTATTCGCCGTGGGCGGCGATGGCACCGTGAAGCTGGTCAGCGAAGCCTTGTTGACGACTAATGCCATCCTGGGCATCCTACCCATGGGCTCCGGCAATGGCCTGTCAAAAGACCTTGGTATCCCGCAGGATACCGACGAAGCATTAGAGCTGATCTGGGACCACGAGGTGCGGGCCATTGATACGCTACGCTTGAACGGCCACTTCTCTGCTCACTTAGCCGACCTAGGCTTTAATGCATTGGTAGTGAAAAAGTTCTGCGACGGCGACACGCGCGGGCCGGGCGCCTACGTGCGCATCGCGCTGGCCGAGTACGGTGACTATGAGCCGCTGTGCTACCGCATCGAAACCGACCAAGAAACACTAGAAACGGAGGCCTTTATGCTGACCATTGCCAATGCCAATACGTTCGGCAGCAATGTGGTTATCAACCCCAATAGCCGCCTGGACGACGGGCAATTTGAAATCTGCTTGGTTGCACCTTTTCCGGCCGGAGCTGCGCCGGGCCTGCTCTACCGTCTCTATACCGAGGCTTTCGATGAATCGGACTACACCCAACGGTTATCGTGCCACCGGGCGACTATTAGCGTACCGGGGCAGGAAAAGGCGTTGGTGCAGGTAGATGGGGAGCCGCTGGAACTAGAGTTGCCCATCACCGTTGAAATCAGCCCGCAGAGCCTGCGTGTGCTGACGCCGCAGCAGGGGTAG
- a CDS encoding ABC-F family ATP-binding cassette domain-containing protein, producing MISTSNVSLRYGKRVLFEDVTIKFLPGNVYGLIGANGAGKSTFLKILSGEIEPNTGSVDMPKGARLSVLKQDQFAADAFPVLQTVIMGHTRLWKVMEEKDAIYAKPDFSDADGERAAELEGEFADLEGWNAEYEAAELLSGLGISEDKHQTLMADLGTSDKVRVLLAQALFGNPDVLLLDEPTNGLDAETVLWLENFLDSFQNTVIVVSHDRHFLDAVCNYMADLDFSKITMYPGNYSFWYESSQLALRQRQEVNKKTEDKRKELEEFVRRFSANASKSKQATSRQKLLQKLTLEEIKPSSRKYPYIAFKSEREAGNQLLSVEDLAASVDGHTLFRNVTFSLDKGDKIAIVSRDDRAASLLFDILFEQIKADKGSYKWGTTITPSYFPKENTEFFDTDLNLVDWLRQYSTEKDESFIRGFLGRMLFSGEESQKKSNVLSGGEKVRCMLSKMMMEGGNVLTLDDPTNHLDLESIQALNNSLRDFSGTLLFTSHDLQFIDTIANRIIELTPDGILDRRMSYEEYLADDHLKAQRKRMYQLVS from the coding sequence ATGATTAGTACCTCCAACGTGAGCCTGCGCTACGGCAAGCGCGTGCTGTTCGAAGATGTCACCATCAAGTTTTTGCCCGGTAACGTGTACGGCCTCATTGGGGCCAACGGCGCGGGTAAGTCTACCTTTCTGAAAATCCTCTCGGGCGAGATTGAGCCCAACACCGGCTCGGTGGACATGCCCAAGGGCGCCCGCCTCTCGGTGCTGAAGCAGGACCAATTTGCCGCCGACGCCTTTCCGGTGCTTCAAACGGTGATTATGGGTCACACGCGCCTATGGAAGGTAATGGAGGAGAAAGACGCCATTTATGCCAAGCCCGACTTTTCGGATGCCGACGGCGAGCGGGCGGCTGAGCTGGAGGGCGAGTTTGCCGACTTGGAAGGCTGGAACGCCGAGTACGAAGCCGCCGAGTTGCTCTCCGGCCTGGGTATTTCGGAAGACAAGCACCAGACCCTGATGGCCGACCTAGGCACCTCCGACAAGGTACGCGTGCTGCTGGCCCAGGCCCTATTTGGCAACCCCGATGTATTGCTGCTAGACGAGCCCACCAACGGCCTCGACGCTGAAACCGTGCTGTGGCTGGAGAACTTCCTCGACTCGTTCCAGAACACGGTAATCGTGGTAAGCCACGACCGCCACTTCCTCGATGCCGTGTGTAACTACATGGCCGACTTGGACTTCTCAAAAATCACGATGTACCCCGGCAACTACTCCTTCTGGTACGAGTCGTCGCAACTGGCTCTGCGCCAGCGCCAGGAGGTGAACAAGAAGACCGAAGACAAGCGCAAGGAACTGGAAGAATTTGTGCGCCGCTTCTCGGCCAACGCTTCCAAATCCAAGCAGGCTACCTCGCGCCAGAAGCTGCTGCAAAAGCTGACGCTGGAGGAGATTAAGCCCAGCTCGCGCAAGTACCCGTACATCGCCTTCAAATCGGAGCGCGAGGCGGGCAATCAGCTGCTAAGCGTGGAGGATCTAGCCGCTTCGGTAGATGGTCATACCCTTTTCCGCAACGTAACTTTCTCCCTTGACAAGGGCGACAAGATAGCCATTGTGAGCCGCGACGACCGGGCGGCTTCGCTGCTGTTTGATATTCTGTTTGAGCAGATCAAAGCCGACAAGGGCAGCTACAAATGGGGCACCACCATCACACCTAGCTACTTCCCCAAAGAAAACACTGAGTTCTTCGACACCGACCTGAACCTGGTAGACTGGCTGCGTCAGTACTCCACGGAAAAAGACGAGTCGTTTATCCGCGGGTTCTTGGGCCGGATGCTGTTCTCGGGCGAGGAGTCGCAGAAGAAATCCAACGTGTTGAGCGGGGGCGAGAAAGTGCGCTGCATGCTTTCCAAGATGATGATGGAAGGTGGCAACGTACTCACGCTCGACGACCCCACGAACCACCTCGATCTGGAAAGCATTCAGGCCCTGAACAACTCCCTGCGTGACTTCTCGGGCACGCTGCTGTTCACTTCTCACGATTTGCAATTCATCGACACCATCGCCAACCGCATCATCGAGCTCACGCCCGACGGCATTCTGGACCGGCGCATGAGCTACGAAGAATACCTGGCCGACGACCATCTGAAGGCGCAGCGCAAGCGCATGTACCAATTGGTTTCGTAG
- a CDS encoding murein L,D-transpeptidase catalytic domain family protein — translation MPYLPTVGASLLLSVLSFLPTNNAPVAAPPAPTAVAVDAPASRALATAAFEQHILQSYAQSGLVTSGLPVLVYREALIGFYNLRQQGKVAADQHVLTVIDFSQSSKAQRFWVIDLEKQRLLFRTYVAHGKNTGEEFAQTFSNREGSEMSSLGFYRTGHTYQGKHGLSLKLHGLDTEYNTNAYDRAVVVHGARYVSEDFIRQNGRLGRSQGCPALPVGESSSIIHAIKNGSVVYAHGPAQASYASSWLNLEPAVLAFGGTPKIVAGQ, via the coding sequence ATGCCCTACTTGCCGACTGTTGGCGCCAGCCTGCTTTTGTCCGTTCTCTCCTTTCTGCCCACCAACAACGCGCCCGTAGCGGCCCCGCCGGCTCCCACTGCTGTGGCGGTTGATGCGCCAGCTTCGCGGGCACTCGCTACGGCTGCTTTTGAGCAGCACATTCTGCAAAGCTATGCCCAGAGCGGCCTGGTGACATCGGGCCTACCCGTGCTGGTGTACCGCGAGGCACTGATTGGTTTCTACAATCTGCGCCAACAGGGTAAGGTTGCCGCCGATCAGCACGTCCTCACGGTTATCGATTTCAGCCAGTCGAGCAAGGCGCAGCGGTTTTGGGTGATTGATCTGGAAAAGCAGCGCTTGCTGTTCCGCACGTATGTGGCACACGGCAAAAATACCGGCGAGGAATTCGCACAGACCTTCTCCAACCGCGAGGGGTCCGAAATGAGTAGCCTGGGCTTCTACCGCACCGGCCACACCTACCAGGGCAAGCACGGCCTGTCGCTGAAGCTGCACGGCCTCGATACTGAGTATAATACCAATGCCTACGACCGAGCCGTGGTCGTACACGGTGCACGCTACGTAAGCGAAGACTTCATTCGGCAAAACGGCCGCCTGGGTCGTAGCCAGGGCTGCCCGGCCCTACCTGTAGGCGAGTCATCATCTATTATTCACGCCATTAAAAACGGCTCTGTGGTGTACGCGCACGGTCCTGCCCAGGCTAGTTACGCCTCCTCGTGGCTAAACCTGGAGCCCGCCGTGCTGGCCTTTGGTGGCACCCCCAAGATAGTGGCCGGCCAGTAA
- a CDS encoding Gfo/Idh/MocA family protein: MAKPNPTPSPSPESRRKFLQQSAVAAASFMIVPRFVLGGKGYVAPSDRLVVAGIGAGGKGESDIMNFSKSGKADIAYLCDVDDQRAAKTIKSFPKAKYYKDWRKMLEKEHKHIDAVSVSTPDHNHAAPALAAMQLGKHVYVQKPLTHDIYEARVLTDAARKYKVVTQMGNQGASNDGARLLREWYDAGLLGDVHTVYCWTDRPVWPQGIAWPDKAAPVPSTLDWDLWLGTAPKENYIEKLVPFNWRGWWEYGTGALGDMGCHLVEAPFRVLDLTYPKSVAASVGSVYVDEFKRGYFPKSCPPSSHVILKFPKTSKTKGDITLHWMDGGIQPERPAELGPNEVFGDGGNGILFIGDKGKMMASTYAENPRLLPTSLTATTKVAEKFARVPGGANGHYAQWVEAAIAGYGKKEVSSPFDIAGPLTETLLIANLAVRGYDVQTPKADGKGFNYPGRNVELLWDPKQLKVTNLDVVNQFVKRDYRQGWKLGA; encoded by the coding sequence ATGGCTAAGCCAAACCCCACTCCCTCTCCTTCCCCCGAATCAAGGCGTAAATTCCTTCAGCAAAGCGCCGTGGCTGCCGCTAGTTTCATGATTGTACCCCGCTTTGTGCTGGGCGGCAAGGGCTACGTAGCGCCCAGCGACCGGCTGGTAGTGGCCGGCATTGGGGCAGGCGGCAAGGGTGAAAGCGATATCATGAACTTCTCGAAAAGTGGCAAGGCTGATATTGCGTACCTCTGCGACGTAGACGATCAGCGCGCTGCTAAAACGATTAAGTCGTTTCCAAAGGCCAAATATTACAAGGACTGGCGCAAGATGCTCGAGAAGGAGCACAAGCACATCGACGCCGTTTCGGTGTCTACCCCCGACCACAACCACGCCGCTCCAGCCCTGGCGGCCATGCAGCTGGGCAAGCACGTGTATGTGCAGAAACCGCTGACGCACGATATCTACGAGGCCCGCGTCCTCACCGATGCCGCCCGTAAGTACAAAGTGGTAACACAGATGGGCAACCAAGGCGCTTCCAACGACGGCGCCCGCCTGCTGCGCGAGTGGTACGATGCCGGCCTGCTCGGCGATGTGCACACCGTGTATTGCTGGACCGACCGCCCCGTGTGGCCCCAGGGCATTGCTTGGCCCGACAAAGCGGCTCCCGTGCCCTCTACCCTCGACTGGGACCTGTGGCTGGGCACGGCACCCAAAGAAAACTACATCGAAAAGCTGGTGCCCTTCAACTGGCGCGGCTGGTGGGAGTACGGCACCGGCGCCCTCGGCGACATGGGCTGCCACCTGGTAGAAGCGCCGTTCCGGGTGCTGGACCTGACCTACCCCAAATCGGTGGCGGCCAGCGTGGGTAGCGTGTACGTGGATGAGTTTAAGCGCGGCTATTTTCCCAAGAGCTGCCCGCCCTCCAGCCACGTAATTCTGAAGTTCCCGAAAACCTCGAAAACCAAAGGCGACATCACCCTGCACTGGATGGACGGCGGCATTCAGCCCGAGCGCCCCGCCGAGCTAGGTCCCAACGAGGTGTTTGGCGACGGGGGCAACGGCATCCTGTTCATTGGCGACAAAGGCAAGATGATGGCCAGCACCTACGCCGAAAATCCGCGCCTGCTGCCTACTTCGCTCACCGCCACTACCAAGGTGGCCGAGAAGTTTGCCCGCGTACCCGGTGGCGCTAACGGCCACTACGCCCAGTGGGTGGAGGCCGCTATTGCTGGCTACGGTAAAAAAGAGGTGAGTTCGCCCTTCGACATTGCCGGCCCGCTCACCGAAACGCTGCTGATTGCCAACCTGGCCGTGCGCGGCTACGACGTGCAAACGCCTAAAGCCGATGGCAAAGGCTTCAACTACCCCGGCCGCAACGTGGAGCTCCTCTGGGACCCCAAGCAGCTGAAAGTAACCAATCTGGATGTCGTGAATCAGTTTGTGAAGCGCGACTACCGCCAGGGCTGGAAGCTGGGTGCGTAA
- a CDS encoding LON peptidase substrate-binding domain-containing protein, whose amino-acid sequence MARLLALFPLNLVVFPGEKLNLHIFEPRYRQLVRDCIQEGITFGIPPYLNNSVGQLGTEVKLLEVEKVYPSGEMDIRTQGVGVFRIREFYRQAPDKLYAAGKVEDIQDDAVGDPTLQARITEQVRRLYDILGLRKLLLDLPTDYRIFDVAHHLGMSQTQEYQLLAATSELERQELVREHLDQTLPVLMETERLKDRARLNGHFKNLTPPNF is encoded by the coding sequence ATGGCGCGCTTGTTGGCCTTGTTTCCGCTGAACCTAGTAGTTTTTCCGGGGGAAAAACTGAACCTGCACATTTTTGAGCCCCGCTACCGGCAACTAGTACGCGACTGCATTCAGGAGGGTATCACCTTTGGTATTCCGCCCTACCTCAACAACAGCGTGGGCCAACTAGGTACTGAGGTGAAGCTGCTGGAGGTGGAGAAAGTATATCCCTCGGGCGAAATGGATATTCGCACGCAGGGGGTGGGGGTGTTTCGCATCCGGGAGTTTTATCGCCAGGCTCCCGATAAGTTGTATGCGGCGGGCAAGGTAGAAGACATTCAGGACGATGCCGTGGGCGACCCCACTCTGCAGGCACGCATTACCGAGCAGGTGCGCCGCCTCTACGACATACTGGGCTTGCGCAAGCTCCTGCTCGACCTCCCCACCGACTACCGCATTTTTGATGTGGCCCACCACTTGGGCATGAGCCAGACCCAGGAATACCAGCTGCTGGCCGCCACCAGCGAGCTGGAGCGCCAGGAGCTGGTGCGCGAGCACCTCGACCAGACCCTACCTGTGCTCATGGAAACCGAGCGCCTGAAAGACCGCGCCCGGCTGAACGGCCACTTCAAAAACCTCACGCCGCCTAACTTTTAA